DNA from Actinoplanes sp. SE50/110:
GGTCAGGCCGTCGCGAATCGCGGTCTGGATGTCACCTGCGCGCGGGCCCTGGTGCTGCGGCTGGAGCTGCTTGGCGGCGGTGGTGAAGATCTTGCCGATCGGGGCGTTGTTGAAGAACGGGTCCTGGAGCGCGCCGATCTCCGGCCTGTCGTACAGCGACGGGATCGAGGGCAGCAGGCCCTTGGTGGTGAAGACCTTGGACTGCTGCTCGGGGGCGGTGAGCCAGGCGGCCAGCTTCTTGGCCTCGTCGACGTGCTTGCCCTGCCTCGGAACGGTCAGGTACGACCCGCCCCAGTTGCCGCCGCCGCCGGGCACGGACGCGACGTCCCACTTGCCGGCGAACGCCTTGGACTGGTCCTTGATCTTGGCCATCATCCAGGCGGGGCAGGCGATGGCGGCGAACCGGCTCTTCGCGAAGCCGTTGTCCCACTCCGGCGAGCTCTCCACCAGCTTGGCCGAGAGGTTCGCCTGGATCGCCTGCACGCTGAGGTCCCAGGCCTTCTTGACCTCGGGGTTGGAGTTGACCACGATCGCGTCGTTCGAGTCGTAGAAACCGACCGGCGCCTGCCCGATGATCGCGTTGTAGAGCGCGCCGCCACCGTCGAAGAACGCGCTGCCCTCCGGGGCCTTCTCGGCGAACTTCTTGCCGACCTCGATGAACCTGTCCCAGCCGCCGGCCCAGGCCGCGGAGACCTGCTCCCGGTCGGCGGGCAGGCCGGCCTGCTGGAACAGGTCGCGGCGGTAGCAGATGGCCAGGCCGCCGACGTCGGTGCCGTAACCGATCTGCTTGCCGTCCTTGGTCAGCGACGCCTGCCACTTCCACGGCAGGTACTCGCCCGCCCGGTCGGTCCCGAGGTCGGTGAACTGGTTGCCGACCGCGCGCATCTGGGCGATGAAGCCGGTGTCGACCGCCTCGATGTCGGCGGCGCCGGAGCCGGTGGCCAGGTGGGTGGCCAGGTCCCGGTGGTGCGCGTTGTAGTCGGCGGTCCGCTCCTGGATCCTGATGTTCGGGTGGGCCTGCTCGTACTGCTGGTAGAGCTCCTGGTACCCGAAGTTGCCGAACAGGCTGACGTTCAGCGTGACGTTGTCGCCGGCACCGCCGCCGGAACCGCCGTCGGAGCCGCAGGCGGTGGCCAGCATCGCGACGGCCGAGGCCGCCGCCGCCATCTGCAGGAATCGAGACAGGCGCATGTCAGATCGTCCTCTCGAGAGATGTAACCGGTTTCATGAAACCGGTTACACGACATAGAAGAGCACCGAAATTTGCATCGTGGAGAGAACCGGCGGGGGTAGGGCCGGGGCATCGCCAGGCCGGATGCGGCCCTGAGTCAAAAGTTTGACTGCATCGATGCCCCTGATGTCAAGTCACGAAAATGTAACGGGATCACTGCCGTTGACCGGCGCGACACCCGGCTGTTACGGTGATGAAACCGGTTACATAGGGACGGCGCAGTGTCCAGCATCAGGGAATTGGCACGTCGGTGCGGCGTATCCGTCGCCACCGTGTCCCGGGTCTTCAACTCACCGGAGGTGGTCAGCCGGCAGACCCGCCAGCACGTCCTCGGCATGGCCGCCGAGATCGGCTACCTACCGAACGAGTCGGCGCGCACCCTGGCCACCAAGAAGTCCCACATGGTGGGCCTGGTGTGGGACACCGACCACCGCCGGCCCGGCTGGCGGCACCCGTTTCTGCAGGACATCCTGGTCGCCCTCAAGGGCGCGCTCAGCGCGCAGGGCCTGCACCTGCTCATGCTCGCGCCCGACCAGAGCGCCGGACCGGTCGGCCGGCAGCGCTTCCTGCGCGCGGTGCAGCGGCACAGCGTCGACGGCGTGGTGATCATCGACAACGGCAGCCGCGATCCGGCCGTGCTCGCGCTGGTCGACGCCGAGGTGCCGTGCGTCGCCCTGGATCTGCGCTTCACCGGGCCGACCTGCACCTACATCACCTCCGACAATGCCGGCGGCGGTCGGCTGGCCGCGGCGCACCTGCTCGAACGCGGCCATCAGCGGATCGCCACCATCACCGGTCCGGAGCGGAACTGGCCGGCCGGGGAACGGCTCGCGGGGTTCCGGGCGGCCCTCGCCGCGGCGGGTCGCCCCCTGCCCGACGACCTCGTGGTGGCCGGCGACTTCTATCTCGACAGCGGTGACGCCGCCATGACCGCGCTGCTCAGCCGGGATCCGCGGCCCACCGCGGTGTTCGCCGCCGGCGACGAGATGGCGGTCGGCGCGCTGCGCGCGGCACACCGGGCCGGCTTGCGGGTGCCGCAGGACGTGGCGATCGTCGGCTTCGACGACATCGAACTGGCGGCGCTGATCCCTCCCGGACTCACCACCGTCGCCCAGGACAAGACCGGCATCGGCACGTCCGCCGCGGAGGCGATCGTCGCGATGCTCTCCGGCGCGCCGACGCCGGCGCCGACCACGCTCCCCACCACGCTCATCACGCGCGGCTCCACCTGAGTCGCAGGCCCCGGTGTCGAACCGGGCCATCCACCCTTATGAGGGGCAGCCGGGCGCCGGCCCGCCTGCGTCGTTGCGAAAACCCACCGTGGATGACACCCTCGCGCCCCCGGCTGGACTCGAACCAGCGACCTCGGCGCCCGGAACGCCGCGCTCTCTCCACTGAGCTACGAAGGCAGAAACCCGTCGGGTCGGCCGGATTCGAACCGGCGCCCTCCCGCTCCCAAGGCGAGCGCGCTGCCCATCTGCGCCACGACCCGTATGTCCCACCACGAAGCGGAGAGTGGGAGATTCGAACTCCCGGTGGGGGCCGCAACCCCCACTGCGGATTAGCAATCCGCCGCCATAGACCGGACTCGGCCAACTCTCCCTGCGTACCCGGAGCGCGATTCGAACGCGCACTGTCACCGTTCTGAGCGGTGCGCCTCCTGCCAGTTGGGCTATCCGGGCGAAGCTGCGGGCGGAAGACTCGAACTCCCACTTTCCGGTCCAGAGCCGGACGTGCTGCCGGTTGCACCAGCCCGCATTCATTCTTCGAGTGGCTACCGGGTCTCGAACCCGGGACCTCCGCCATGGCGAGACGGCGCTCAACCGAACTGAGCTATAGCCACGAAGCGTCCCCGGAGAGATTTGAACTCCCGACCCCCAGATTCGTAGTCTGGTGCTCTTTCCGCTGAGCTACGGAGACATGTGGACCTGGGCGGATTCGAACCGCCGACCCCCGGTCTGCCGAACCGGTGCGCTACCCGACTGCGCTACAAGCCCAAAAGTGTGTCATCCACTGTGGAGTTTTCAAGAAACGGCACCGCACGGGCAGCAGGATTCGAACCCGCACCTGACAGATTTGGAGGCTGCCGCTCTACCGTTGAGCTACGCCCGCGAGAGAAAAAGAAAGCCGCCCGGTCCCGATCGGGAGGGCGGCCGACGACGACTAGCGGAACTGCCAGCCTCGCCACCACTCCGGACCGCGCATCGGCTCACGACGAGCCGGCAGACCCAGGGCCAGGGACAACCGGGGACGACCGGCACGCTGGGCCGGGAGCCGCAGTCGACTCTCACTCATCCGCCACATGTCGTGTCACCCCATTTCCCTGTTCGTTTCGCCGGCCCCCGGTTTTCCCGTCCGGCCGCCTGGTGATGACTACCGTATGGGGTGCCCGCGGACCCGGCAACGCAATTATTCGGCAGCTTGCTACAGACGCCCGGAACTGGGTATACGACCAGCATGAGTGATCTTGATCCTGAGGGCTTCGCCGAGTTCGTGACCACCGACGGCCCGGGTTCGGCGGATGTCGAGCAGCAGGCCGAGGACGCCGAGCTGATCGGGGAGCCGCAGCCGGTGAACGACCTCATCCAGCGCTCCGCCGAGGAGCCGGACGAGGGTTCCTACCGATAGGACGGCGCCGGGCCCCGCTGCCCCGGGGCCCGGCGTCCGCAACGGCTCAGACCTCGACCGGGGTGAGCTCGGGCACCGTGACCGGCGTCGGCCGGACGGCCGGCTTGCGGCCGGCCGGGACCAGCAGCGCCACCAGGAAGGCGGCTGCGCTGGCCACGGCGAGCAGCAGGAACGCCTCGGTGTAGCCGGCTTCGGCGGGCAGCCCGCGCGGCCCGGGGTGGCTGGTGACCACGGTGCTGACCAGCGCGGTGCCGATCGACGCCCCGATGGTGCGGATGTTGGTGTTCATGCCGCTGGCGACGCCGGTCTGGGTGCGCGGCACGCTCTGCACGATCAGGTTGATCATCGAGGAGTAGAGCAGGCCGAGGCCGATCCCGAAGACGCCGCCGGTGACCGCCACGACCGACGGCGAGCTGTGCGCGAGCGCCAGGGTGAGGGCGGCGACCGCGCCGAGGGCCGCGCCGATCAGCAGCTGGGCCTTGTTGCCGACCCATCGGGTGAGCGGGCCGCTGAGCGAGCCGGACACCGCCATGGTCACCATCATCGGCAGCATCAGCAGGCCGGCCCCGGTGACGCTGGCGCCGAAGCCGTAGCCGCTGCTGGCCGGGACCTGCATGAGCTGCGGCAGGAAGGCGAAGACACCGAACATGGCGGCGCCGAACAGCAGCGAGACCAGGTTGGTGGTCCAGACCGCGGGCAGGCGCATCATCCGCATGTCGATCAGGGGCTCGGCGGAGCGCAGCTCGCTGAGCATCCAGCCGGCCAGGAGCACCGCGGCGGCGGTGAGCAGGCCCAGCGTGCGGCCGGAGGCCCAGCCCCAGGCGGTGCCCTTGCTCAGCGGCAGCAGCAGGGCGACCAGCCAACCGGCGAGCAGGACGGCGGAGAGCCAGTTGATCCGGCCGCGGCCGCCGGCCGGGGACGGCGGGACGACGCGCCAGGCGACCAGGCCGACCAGGGTGACCGCGATCATCGGGATCCAGAACAGCCAGCGCCAGTCGAGGACGCCGACGATCGGGCCGGCCAGCACGATGCCGACGCCGCTGCCGCTGGCGATGACGGCGGCCAGGATGCCGATCGCCGAGGTGACGCGCTGCGGTGGGTAGATGTCGCGGATGATGCCGAACGAGACCGGGAAGACGGCGGCACCCAGGCCCTGCACGACGCGGGCGGCGATCAGGACGGTGACGTTCGGAGCGAGCGCGGCGATCAGGCAGCCCGCGGCGATGGCGGCGAGGGCGACCAGGAGGGTGCGGTCCTTGCCGATCATGTCGGCGATCCGGCCCATCAGCGGGGTGGCCACCGAGGCGGCCAGCAGCCAGGCGGTGAGCACCCAGGTGACCGTGCCGGTGGTGGTGTGCAGGTCCCGCTGGATGGTGGGCAGGACCGGGGTGACCAGGGACTGCATGAGGGCGAACGCCGCGGCGGCCGCGGCCAGCACCGTGAAGGTGACGCGCGGGGTCGCCTGGTAAAGTCGAGGCATGCCTCCAGATTAGCGGAGGGGTGCCTCCGGTTCGCCACCCGATTGCCCCGGAGGTGGTGTGAGGAGGGTCACCGTGCCAGACGTTCCGGTCGCCAACCGCCGCCCGACCCGGGCCGACGC
Protein-coding regions in this window:
- a CDS encoding MFS transporter, with amino-acid sequence MPRLYQATPRVTFTVLAAAAAAFALMQSLVTPVLPTIQRDLHTTTGTVTWVLTAWLLAASVATPLMGRIADMIGKDRTLLVALAAIAAGCLIAALAPNVTVLIAARVVQGLGAAVFPVSFGIIRDIYPPQRVTSAIGILAAVIASGSGVGIVLAGPIVGVLDWRWLFWIPMIAVTLVGLVAWRVVPPSPAGGRGRINWLSAVLLAGWLVALLLPLSKGTAWGWASGRTLGLLTAAAVLLAGWMLSELRSAEPLIDMRMMRLPAVWTTNLVSLLFGAAMFGVFAFLPQLMQVPASSGYGFGASVTGAGLLMLPMMVTMAVSGSLSGPLTRWVGNKAQLLIGAALGAVAALTLALAHSSPSVVAVTGGVFGIGLGLLYSSMINLIVQSVPRTQTGVASGMNTNIRTIGASIGTALVSTVVTSHPGPRGLPAEAGYTEAFLLLAVASAAAFLVALLVPAGRKPAVRPTPVTVPELTPVEV
- a CDS encoding LacI family DNA-binding transcriptional regulator — encoded protein: MARRCGVSVATVSRVFNSPEVVSRQTRQHVLGMAAEIGYLPNESARTLATKKSHMVGLVWDTDHRRPGWRHPFLQDILVALKGALSAQGLHLLMLAPDQSAGPVGRQRFLRAVQRHSVDGVVIIDNGSRDPAVLALVDAEVPCVALDLRFTGPTCTYITSDNAGGGRLAAAHLLERGHQRIATITGPERNWPAGERLAGFRAALAAAGRPLPDDLVVAGDFYLDSGDAAMTALLSRDPRPTAVFAAGDEMAVGALRAAHRAGLRVPQDVAIVGFDDIELAALIPPGLTTVAQDKTGIGTSAAEAIVAMLSGAPTPAPTTLPTTLITRGST
- a CDS encoding ABC transporter substrate-binding protein; its protein translation is MRLSRFLQMAAAASAVAMLATACGSDGGSGGGAGDNVTLNVSLFGNFGYQELYQQYEQAHPNIRIQERTADYNAHHRDLATHLATGSGAADIEAVDTGFIAQMRAVGNQFTDLGTDRAGEYLPWKWQASLTKDGKQIGYGTDVGGLAICYRRDLFQQAGLPADREQVSAAWAGGWDRFIEVGKKFAEKAPEGSAFFDGGGALYNAIIGQAPVGFYDSNDAIVVNSNPEVKKAWDLSVQAIQANLSAKLVESSPEWDNGFAKSRFAAIACPAWMMAKIKDQSKAFAGKWDVASVPGGGGNWGGSYLTVPRQGKHVDEAKKLAAWLTAPEQQSKVFTTKGLLPSIPSLYDRPEIGALQDPFFNNAPIGKIFTTAAKQLQPQHQGPRAGDIQTAIRDGLTRVEQGNQTPDQSWAQTLKDVDRLAK